Part of the Rhinoderma darwinii isolate aRhiDar2 chromosome 2, aRhiDar2.hap1, whole genome shotgun sequence genome, CAGCAATTCGTGTCACCCAAGGTCCCTACAGATGGACCCACTCTGGGTAACAATTGAGGCTAAAAAACTATAGAGTAAACTGGGAACAGAGTTGTTACCCTGCTTTACCCACATTGTATCATCACATGTCTGAGTGGTATAGAGAAACTGTGgggggtactttttttttttttttgtattctatattttgggtttTTTGTGACCCTATTGTGTCACTGCATAGAATGGGAAAGatataatattttgtttttattggtgtgtgtgtaaaaaattaaattaaatatatatttttttaccatccgttttcTTTCTCAACATCTGTCGCTCGTTGACCGTCTCTTATACTCTTTTATGTCTTTTAATTTGATAGGTGGATTTAAAAGGCCCTTTATTTtagattagaatttttttttataatgtaatataattgtACTGGGTTTAGTTTTGTCAGCCCTTAGTGACCTGTGCACCTTGTTCTACCTGTTTGTAAAATTCCTCTCACGCCTACACGTTTTTATGAAATTAATATTTTACTTTACTATGAATggattagtcatggcttatggctACTACATGATTGCTGGCTAGATAGGGTGATGAATATACAACCTCCGATGTAGTTGATGGTAATAAACTCTTGGATCTGGGCACGTGCGTAAGATCGGATTGTCTGCAATATTCTAGGCATATGAAGAAAAAACAAGTTGTTTTTGCTTCTACTTTTTGCATTTATTGTTTCTTTTCTATACTTTTGCTTGTAGGCTCCTTTAGTCAAATTgctctatgtatttttttttatttattttggccAAAGCGAGAGGGTGTCAGATTTCACAGTAGGTTGGGATTGCGAATTACGAGAATGGGACGTCATTGTGTGCCTTTGAAGAGGAAATTCTAGAAATCTATTTAATGTAAGGTTGTggtactacttttttattttaaaaattttttttcttaccCAAAACAATGACTAGGAAGGACTATTTTTGGATCTAGCCCCAGTTTTTCTAAACCAATAACATTGCATTGCGTGAGCAGGGCCTTATGCAAGTCCTATTTCACCATGTGTGTCTTTTACATGAGACGTTGTCATTTGTGTCCTGTCACTTTTGTGCACTAAACAATTAGCAAAAAAGTCTGTAGAAACCCCAAATGGTTTCCACAACGCTATAGATCCAAACCCTGATGATGTGTTTAtcttcggtggggggggggggggagggcagcTTTGTTTGCTATATAAATATCCTTCTCCCTTTTTATAATCTGATCTCAATGCGGAGGATATTTTCTAATTTGTCACATTGTTGTGTAAATTCTCCTATTCTTTTGCTGGAAGActttgaggaaaaaaaataaaaaatttcaaaacTAAGCGTTTTGTCTACATTACCTTCTACACTTTGATAAAGTCTTTGTAGTTTAAAGACAAAAGAATCTAATTTTGTAGCTGCAGATGTGGACTTTGATGTGGTGAACGCACCCCCAGCGTTTAAAGTGCAGGCCTGGCTCTTACATTGAAGTCACCAGACAAATTAATTTCAGGGCTTTTGGAAACAATGGAGGTTGTGGgaaacagaatatatatatataacatttttaaagccACCACCATGTTTGAGTTCTGTCCTCTGTTCCTTTTACATTATCGTTGCATATGGAAATGATCCATAAGCCTCATTCTCATGAATTTTGTGGGTGTGTGTTTTCTCCCACCCTCGTTTTTTTTgttgtcaaaagttaaaaaaatatattaaaaaaatgtgtgtgtgtgtgtgtaacgtcgGCCTCCCCGCAtgaagagaaaataaaaaaattatatattaaagATAAAATCCTTGGAAATATTTCCTACACACCCATAAGGATCCATATGAAAGGGGGTGTGGCTCTCAGTAGAAGAGGTGGAGTTTCTTGGCTGGTGTACTAGGCAATATTAAGGGAAGTGAGTGGGTAGAGGAACTCCGGTGTCCTCTTGCAGGTTAGTTTTCAGATCCAATTTTATTAGTAACCAGTTGTTTtgggttgtttgttttttaaagaagCCCGGGCCTGGAATATTTTCGTTGGCCTACTACAGCTCAATTGTGTCTAAACCATTTGGGCTGGATGCAATGTGATGAATGAAccacgtctgcttgtgacctgtTGGCTCTCATTCACAACAATGGGGCCCGTCCCTGGCTGGACTTGTGATCATTGTAGAGCTGAGATCATGAATGGGGAAAGGTGCTGCAGGTAATCTGCGCACGTGTTTCACCCATCACATGGTATGACATGAATCTACTGTTTAGTCTCTGTACACAAAGGTGTGTTGTGAGGCTCAGTATCAGGGCTCTGTTGTGGAGATCGGCCTCCTGCTGGTTCACATTACATCGCTCTTTTTGGGCAAAACTGGATTGACAGATGGGATTATTTTGAATGCAAGGCCAAAGTGTTTTATGACTTTCCAATAATCTGAGTTGCCTGTAGCCATGAGAAACATTTTGGAGGTGTGTGTGGgttggttttgttttgttttttatatatatatactgttttacttgttttcctttttttttttttttaaacaagcttCTCTAAGACAGGGCAAATTTTCTGTCTTGGTTATAGCCTCACTTTTGTGAATGAGGAGGGGCAGTGATTATTCCACTGGGCACCACGATATAATGTTAAGAGCACTCGGCCCATCGAATTataacccttagggcttattcacacgaatggtgaatacgtctgtgtgacggccattaaagcaatggccgtcacacggacgcatgtatttcaatgtagctgttcacacggccgttgtttcaacagaccgtgtgaagggtctgttgaaaaatagagcatgttctgttttcacggatccctccatagactccagtCTATGGGGAGCCTTGAAAACAGGTCCCACACGAGtggaactgcagtttttcacgtctgagtttccccatgttcgtgtgaataagcccttaggggcaACCTGTGCTTCAAATATAACTGAAGACCCGGTGATATCCATTGCAAATTACGTGAAACTTTAGGGCGTGGGTCATGAGACAGAATtgttgttttcagatgaaaatgccctttaagTGTCTTTAACCAGAGCTGAAAGCCCCGACCCTTCTAAGATTAAAATATAATATTGGTGTGGGATTGACCGTTTtgtataatagtatttatattgtGAGGGGTCTGGACTTTCCCTCCTGGGGTAGAATTTCACGTCCTACAAGAAAAACTGCCATATAGTGGGGCCGGGCCTGGTAAGACGGAATAGTTAATGGTAACCTGAGATTTCTGAATGAGTTTGTTGCTAAGCAGCCTCCATACATGTCATCTGGCCAGTAACGTGCTTTCCTGGCACGTGAGACCTATGTTGTATTCCTTTGCTTCTCAGTAACCGCGCAGATGTCCGATTGGAAGGATTAACCTCTTCTAGTTTACCCTAAAATCTGCAATGTAATACAGTGCCAGATATTGCAAGCAATACTGGAAAtgctgatgtagcagagctgaggttTTGGGGCTGCAATTCATTGTTCTCTATCATAACACTCGCGTTATAACGTTGTAGGTTTACTTGTAgtctttaataaaaataaaaaaaatggctgaagtaGAGATACGaggtgtgccaaatgacaaactcattgCTACTACACCTCTATATTTTGTTAAAATTCAATATAGAGGTCTGCTCTGTTTTTCTTCCATCCTTGTGGCCAACAGAGTCCACTTAGAAGCCACTATAAAGTACGTTCATTGTCAGTTGAAGACCTTTCTGAAGCGATATAGATAATCCGTCGTTGGCTACCTGGCTCTATTATACAAAGGAGCGCATGATGGATCAGATATGTAGGGTACCTAAAGAAAATGTAAGGTTTACCAAATGTGATCCTAGTCGTTTGGCCTTTACAGACACGGGTTGTACGTTTCCTAGAGGCAAACCCTTTGGCTATAATGGGGCTATTTGAAGAGTGACCATGAACCGGTGCAAGCACCCGCTCTGTGGACGACTTACTGGGAATCCAGCATGGAGGTCATGTTGTTCTCTTACCAGGGCATGCAACCTGGCTGCTGTTTGGCATGAACGCCAGTGGGTCGACAATACGGTGTAGACCAGTGGCCTCCAACCTATGGCTGTCTGCATGTTGGGAGTTGGTTTTGCATCAGTTGGATTCCACTGGTTGTAGATGATGGGTTTTATATTTAATAATATGTATAATTCCAACATGGAAACTTGATCTGTTCTGTATGAGTTCTTGAATTTAATTTtaggttgttttgttttgtttttttgttgcttGAATGAAAAAAAGTAGGGAAAAGTATTGATTGTTTTTTAGACCCAGCTGGTGTTTTGTGTAGAATGGGTGAGGTATTGGTAGGGTCCCTCCCTTTTTGTGACATCAAACTCAACACGTCGGACACTTCAGTCTCTGCGGCACAAGAGTCATATTGGCTTGTGTCTCACATCTGGCCCTTCTAGTAAATTTTTCCCTTGAAGGACACCCTTCTAATAAACCCTGTTTGCTTTGGGGACTCCATAGTGATAAGacatgcgcccccccccccccccccccacttcagaAAAacttctggaaaaataaaaaaattcacaatCCGCCTGGTTTTTCTTTTCTCCTATAGATCCAATGACTGAGTTTGAAATCCGAAACATGGATCAGGTGGCTCCAGTTTACAACATGCACCGAGGAATCCTGAAGGTAAGGCCCATTCTAGTCCATTTCTCCTTTTTGTATtcatattgtaaaaaataaaatttcagctTAAACttgagcctaaaaaaaaaaatgtaattactaCATTTTTGTATGGAGATAACTTTTTGACCACCCCTGTTGGGAAATGTAATTGCGGCGTTTTTGTGGCAGCGCATCGGTCAGTacgttttggagctgatttttacaTGCAAGAAAATATTGTCCCAAAACGGCACTTCGTGAATTAGGCCTAACCCATCTTCCCAAGAAAACACCAGCAGCTGTAAAACCCACACGTATGTGCTTCTGCATACACCGAAACCTGTTCTGGGAGTAATAGATCCGCTTGCAGCTTATATTTGCTGCTTTATATTTCATGTCAAACAAAGGGCTTTGTGTGGTCTGGTATTTGTTTGCTAAACGGGGCAATTTCAGGCCACCTTTTGACAGTCCCCGCAGGTCTGACTGTCCCTTTATCTCCTGCACACAGTATAGTAACCCCACCCAGTTCATTTGCACTGCAAGGTATGAGTCGTGGCTGTTGTAACCACTAAAAGTAATTTTCTGGTTACAAAAAATtaattttagggaaaaaaaaaaatgttaccatTTTATTTGCTGTGTGTGTACATACACTGATGGaactcccagcgatcagctgtaatctgtgggggtacTCGGTAGCAAGTCtttagtttccctgcagcaccaccacaggagaaatgaagcattacacaatcgataatgaaatcaatgggctatctCTGACTAACTCTGCTCTGCTACCTCTGCACTTAATTAACTACTCTGGAAATCATCACTATCATCCCTTTGTTAACCAGCATGACAACAGGAAGACTTGGTCCAGCCGGTCTTTCACACCTCTCACCCTCTGACTACGTAGTAGATTTCTCAAGGCGTGTTCCATCTTCTCCTCTGTAGCTAATGACTATAATGATGTGAttaaaaggttttttatttttagcgCTCGTATAGTCGTAATGAATAGAGCCTTGTTCATGTGGAGTGTAGGAGCCCACACCATGATCTGTAGCATAGGAATGTACACAGAGGTGACAGAGCCGGTTCCTGCCGAGAGGTTGTCAGGAGGACATAATTATTAGTACGGGAGGGCGCATCATTTGCTGTATTATTTTTATACAAGACACTGCTTATTAGTCCACCAATTACTGACGAATAAAAATGTCTCCCTGTAATGACGCAGTGACTGCATTGTATCCCTTGTACATATGACTTAACCGTGTTGTCGATGGGGCTTTTTTATTTAGGTTTGTGtggatttcttttattttttaaaaattaagacCATTGTGAGGCCAATTTCGgacaatacattttttgggaatccttttttttttttattatttttataattacTTTAACTAAATAAGTGAATTGTTAGAGGTTTCCCCCTTTTTACCTGCTACTGCCCTCTATGGCCGTAGCCAAATATCTGTTCTGCCTTGAAGACTTTGTGCATAAGTGCAATCATTCCTCTATGtagttgcaaaaaaataaataaatgtatatattttcttgTAAAGCATTGTATCGACCAATAAAGCTGGTAATCCAGCTCTCCCAATAAAGCACTTACCTAGTTCGGCTATATTCACACGCAACAGATgagctgcagaaatttctgcgactgtcccattcatctgaatggcgtttgcagaaatccacgcacaaaactttatttttttttattttttttttgcatgcatgGAATAGTTTTTCAGTCGTCATTTCTACAAGACCGTGGGCTTATACCTTTACACAGTAGCACGTGTTCTCCTGCCATATACTGACATAACTAGTCAGATTTGACTGGGAAAACTCAGTGATAACCCCTGtaacggcagccatattggttgccatCCAGGGAGTGCCTCCCATTTCATTCATTTTACGATGTTTTTTTGGTGATAACGCTTGGTTCTCGCACTGTAGAGATTTACAGTAAAGTCATAGGCTTGGTAATCTTTCATTTTTGGTAACCACCTTGTTAGTGTAATTCTGTGTTGAAACAAGTTATGTCCCCTataatatcaaattttttttatttttttttccccaatcagAGGCAGCTGGCGTTTGACAATGTAAACCTGTCGACATCGATATTCACTGGATTGTACTCTGCCTATGATGCATATGAAGAAGAGCAGGCGGTGCCTACTGGCATGGACTCCTTATCTCATGGTAAGACTGGCAACACGTCTATCAACCCTATCCTTTACATTATGTGGCATTGTAGATACTCAATATTTAATActaataatggggtgtttttcttttaaaaaataaataaaataaaattcttagTGATAGGCCACTATACGTTAGGACTTTGTAATGTCTCTTAAAGGGAATTATATTAtacagaatttatattttttttttaaaattaaaaccaTATAATAAAACACCATTTGTTTTATTTCCAAATGTagattttattttagatttttatttttttccctcttcTCTACACGATATTGCATGAGCTGCTACTTTGCTCTGTTAAGGCATTCAAAGATACGCTTTACGGCAGCCACATAAACCATAGGAAACTATGGTCTGGAGATGACTCCTTGACCTTTTATAGGATAGTGTTGTGGGCGTGCTCTGTGCCCTGTGCGGAGAGGTTAGTGTGCAGGGAGTAGGAGAGTTGAGTCCATCATCTATTGGCAATGATGGgacctgtgttatctgcctccacCTTTTACTATAGAGTTGTTACCAGTCAGtgtaattctgcctgtgatgTGTTGACTTCTGAGAAGTGAtccctacagaacaggaagggtcagtctattatgaggccagagtgaaaactgcatgaCCTGAAAATAAAAAACCAACACAAATTCTTAAATGTGTTTTAATATACGAAGTTGATTTAAACAATAACTTGGTGGCATGACAGCAGTTCTATAATAACCACCTTTAAAAAAAGTGGCTATCGGGGAGTTGAAAACCGTGTGTCACATATGTCCCCCCTTCCTTTTGAGCTCATTCAGCAGAGCCAAAAAGTCAGATTGTGTCCCATGTCTAAGGAGTTTGTATGATACTCTACCAAAACTTAATCTAAAGAGAACCTGTACCTAGGTCTCACTTTTTAAATTCAgatttttgccccccccccccccccccctcctctcccatGTACTCCGCTATGCAGAACTGAACATTTTGTCGGATGTGTATTCTGTGGCCAAGCCCTTGGCTCTTGGCTTCATAGAAATTTGTTGAATTTCTTTTTCAGATTCCGGCAGCTGTGAATTGCCTTTGTTGACCCCATGCAGTAAGGCCGTTATGAGTCAGGCATTGAAGGCCACATTTAATGGATTCACAAAGGAGCAGCGGCGGCTTGGTATTCCCAACAGTAAGTATTAAAGGAAGAGTATTCAGTTATCGGATATTGCTGTTGGTATTGGGAGAGCTATTCCAGCAAAGGCGGTTCTATTACTGAAAATAAACCATGTTTTGTTGGCTGACATCCTGAATAAtctgacagactggttgctagggatgtgCTGCCTGACAACCCTTTATAAAAGGCTGGTGCTGCAAGAGTTATTGGATCCGTACAAACCAATCTGTCAAAAATGATTCAGCTGTTCAGCTCTGGGCTACACAATACAAATAAGCCATTCCCGAATTTTTGGCCGGCATtattgagttttttttatttatttatttttcttttaaatccCTTTTTCAGCCATAATGAAATATATTCCTAATTTTTGAAAGGGTTAACTTTCAGTCTTAGTATAACTTCGTCGCCACAATTCTTGATCCTATGACTACCTTTTTGAATATTTGCTGTTTTGGGCTTTTTCTACTAGTCATGTTATTGTTAACTAGGCCTGTAAGTGTTACCGGGAGGGGAAGTTGCGACTACGTCACAGGAATGTACACTGCTATTTTGCAACATCCAACTATTTAAAGCATGTCTCTCTGCACGACACTTCGTCATTGCTTCACATTTTCCAAAGGGAACACATTGTTTAGAATTTCACCAGACTCGATCCGTAAAAGTTAACTTTCATTAATAGAACCTGTGACTGTCCATACTATGTATTTAGATGTTTAGTGTCAATGTGAAGCGCGTAAAGCACCAATATTTGTCAGTCAACATTTCACCTGCTTTTAGGGGGTGGTTTGCTTttggctaatttttggtgtttagtGCCTCCGGCTAATAGATGAGTGTCCCAAATGGAATTCCCTAATTGAGTATTTGAAtgttttttctaaaccagacaacccctttaatgtattgtTCTTCTGTTTCCTTCTAGATCCATGGATGTGGAATCAGACTCACGTGTGCCAGTGGCTTTCTTGGGCTGTTACTGAGTTTTCCTTGGCGAATGTGAATTTTCAGAAATTTATTATAACTGGGCAAGACTTGTGCAACCTGGGAAAAGAGCAATTTCTCGAGCTGGCCCCGGACTTTGTGGGTGACATTCTCTGGGAGCATCTGGAACAAATGATGAAAGGTAATTAGGAGGAATTCAATGAATGAATGCAATGAAATAGCTTCTGGGAATGGCATGGAAATTTTCCCAAGCTATGTAAAGCATTTTCTAATTGCATATCTCTTCCCAACGATGCCTATACAAATCTATATAAATGTATACGTGGTTCTGATGTGCTaggatattgtagtgtttttgtgtAGAAATTTCAGAGCTCAAGACTGTAACATATTCCTATTACTTCTCTCAGAACAAGAAAAGGTTCAGGGTCAATATATTGACCGCTCCAGTCATAACCCCATCTCCCAGTGGATCAGCAATGACTCAAGTAAGTAATGTTACTTCCCATGTTTATTAACAAAATTATCGATTTAAGTATTTAATTTTgtaaaatatgttttgttttgtttttaacttcACCTCTCAAATCGAGTATTTGTTTACTGGCTGTTTTTGACTATATTTGGTCCTTCACAGTAACGGGGCTTGGTTTCTAAAGGGGTTTCcaccaacaattttttttatatatttttttttttctgatatacTTGATTGGTGAAGGTACGGCTGCTTGGCGACACACCAATGCAAAAAGCAAGGGTGTTCCCAAATCTCCATGGAGAGGTGGGTGCCCATGCAATTGCTCCATAAAGGTCAATCATTTATCTGGATAGAAACTGTGCATTCATGACAATCTACATTTTACCACTCGGTGATGATCCTAGTGGCCAGACCTTCACTAattgaaaaaattatttatttattttttcttaagtCTTATTCGAAAACCCCTTGAAAGCTGATCTGTGTCACTGAGACCTAAGGTCCCCTGTGAACCACCTGAGTGATATcagctgggcatttttttttatttttttttggtgaagACTAGGTTTTATGTACTAATGAGCCCTACCAATAGTCATCTCACCCAGGTAAAGCCCTATATGACCCATTCCAGATGGGGTAAGGCCAGTCTACACCAAGAAATGCATGTATTTCAGGCTATTGCCCCTCAATCTGAAGGCACTGTTTTACCGTATCGATCAGTTTGtttccattatttatttattttcatttgtttttatcCATTAAGGCTTCAATATGGAGACTCCGCATTGTGGATCCCAAGTACAGAGTTACCCTAAGTCAGAAATGTACAGTGACCTGTGTCCAGTGACTCAAGTCCCAAATCTCCTTCCAGTAAAGCAAGAGTTCCAGAATTATTCATGCATGAAATCCATGAGAAATAATTACTCCACGCTGAACCACGACTATGGTCAAAGCAACATGAATGTTCTGCTTAACGCGCTTCATTCTGGTAagtaaagaaaatataaaattctcctatccggtgtgtgtgtgtgactggtcccccttcttttttttttttttttttttttatatatataatatatatatatatttttttatatttaattctAACATTTTATTTGGGTCTCCAGTTAAATCAATGGACCGGGACTCCGTAGACAGTGGCACAGAAAGCTTTGAAAGCTCAGATTCCATGCTACAGTCATGGACCAGCCAATCTTCTCTGGTGGACATGCAACGCGTTCCGTCCTACGAAAGCTTTGAGGAAGACACCAGCCAGGCGTTATGCTTAAACAAACCATCAATGTCTTTTAAAGACTACATTCAAGACCGAAATGACCCAGTGGAGCTGGGTAAGCCAGTTATCCCGGCCGCTATCCTTGCTGGTTTCACAGGTAAgattgtgtgtgtgtaaataaaaaaataaaaaatggtgctTATATTTGATATCTACATAGCTAAATTTATTCAGATTTCTTTTaataaccttttttttatttttatctatttcATAGGGAGTGGACCTATTCAGCTTTGGCAGTTCTTGTTGGAATTATTGACCGACAAATCATGTCAGCCCTTTATCAGCTGGACTGGAGATGGATGGGAATTTAAACTCACTGACCCAGATGAGGTTTGTAttatatctgtttttttttttcttttatgggcTGATTACAGGTATCCGTTCAATGGACTTGCATTTCACCCTAGTTAGATACCTCTCTGACTATATTTCTACTTTTTCCAGCTGCCAATTAGTGACTTCATTGGTTAGTGGAATTTCCCAGGCTGATTACGTTACAATAGATTTCATTGTAttcaaaaacttttttaaaaaggGAATATAGTCATTCAAAAAATAGGAGGgatgcattgaaaaaaaaagtcaaacattactcacctcacagatTCCCAGTGTTACAGCGTCGTCACTCCTGTTCTCCCTGCTGCTTtttattgacatggctgcagTGATGACATGCCTGTATacccacgtgactgctgcagccaatcactggcctcagtgatCCTGTGCcatatacccactgagaccagtgatttgGCTACAGCATTCACGTGGGTATATGAGCACGTCATTGCTGCAGCCATGTTTTTAATGCATCCCTCCTacctttttacatttatttttttttaatcacttggaAAGCCCCTTTTAAATGAAATACCTCTTATCCCGGACAAACCCCcaatattgtatttatgtacatacTGCCCTAGTCATTATACATATAATCTATGCAAGACTGTATACACCAGCCACTATGGGTATTAGGATAACTCGGAGGTAATAAACAAGCTTCGGTACTAAAAGAATGTACTAATGTTTTTCAGGTTGCGCGCCGAtggggaaaaagaaaaaataaacctAAAATGAACTATGAAAAGCTAAGCAGAGGACTGAGATACTATTATGATAAGAACATTATTCACAAGACCTCAGGAAAACGCTATGTGTATCGGTTTGTGTGTGATCTCCAAAATTTGTTGGGGTACACAGCGGAGGAACTACATGCCATGCTTGATGTACAGCCTGACACAGATGAATGAGTCAACCAAGACGTTATAGCCGAAGCACACAATTGTACtgtgaatatactggggtgggggaGAACCCTTTCGGTCACTACTGGACTGTTAAAGAAAGCCGAAATTATGGAGTTTGGGTCTGAAAGGCAACGCGTTTTGAGACCTTTCTAGGAAGtggtttgtgttgtacttttctgACTTGGTGAAACAGGTGACCCTTAAGGGTACAGATTTGAAGAATATTGCaccaaaaggttttgttttttttggtgtaaaatatATTCCATGTTTTGACACTGGGGGAGGGGTGGAAAGGAGGACTCGCATCTTCAGCCAACCAGACTTAAAGAAAATGACAACATATCAGAACCTAAATTTTCATTTAATGCTGAAAAAAATTGATTGCTAAACCGTATCAGACTGCACTTTAACACCTCATGATGCCTGAGTCCTCGTGTCTTATGTTAACTTGTAGTTGtcatattttgtatatttttaattattttctcaGACCATTTCAAGCGCATGTAAATAATTTTctgatatttttttcatatttgcaTAATTATTTGTTCCACAAGGGATGTGTATatttgaatttcagatgtttgttTTTTATCCCCCTCTATAAACCCGTCCATGAAACTgcacatttgtttttttattttttattttttcccttttgTCATTCCAATAGTAACAAAAGAAAATTTGTCATCAACAGATTGGTTTAGTAATGCCATTGGTTTCTAACAAATCTCAGGAAGCCTTTTGGCTTGCAAAATTTCTGTGCGTACTGTCTGTAGATGGCATACTCTATTTGTGACCCTAATAtatgtaaaacaaattttttttttttaaatcattacaGATGCATAAACTAAGTGTTAAATAAATTCTGGATGCCTGCAGCTGcccctagggggagcttactgcatgctGTTCATATAGTGAACACATTAGTAAAAtccgtatgcagtaagctccccctagtggtgtacAAAATGTACTAATTTAAATTAATGGGTATTTGGAGCACTGTACCAGAAAAATAGAGCTCTGACACAGGACATGGAAGGATATGATGAATGAGTAAATTTAGGTGGACCTTGTCAGCATCTCCTGTTTCAATCATCCAAGTTGCCAGATATAAGTTCAATATTTTCAGCCTATCAATGTTTTTGAGACTGTTGcaattttctatgtattttttttttaattatttgtaagTCCTTAATGTTGAATACTTTAGAGTTTTTTTCCATTCCTGTATATATCGCTTTTTGTTTCCTTTGGTTGTTTTGATGCCATCTGATTTTGAGAATTTTAATGTTCCGGCCTCCTTTTCATAGATGTGAAGGAATTTTGTGTAGCAGCTATTTTTACTGCAAAATATTATTATATTggatatgtatgtattttttatttctcgtggttttttttttggtttttttttaaaaggtttattTTGTATCTAAAGTGCCTTGTAAACTAAAGCATATATATTTCTGTATAAAGTAACTGGAACGGTAGCAGATGCAAATTGATGGAATTCTGATTAAAC contains:
- the ETS2 gene encoding protein C-ets-2 — protein: MTEFEIRNMDQVAPVYNMHRGILKRQLAFDNVNLSTSIFTGLYSAYDAYEEEQAVPTGMDSLSHDSGSCELPLLTPCSKAVMSQALKATFNGFTKEQRRLGIPNNPWMWNQTHVCQWLSWAVTEFSLANVNFQKFIITGQDLCNLGKEQFLELAPDFVGDILWEHLEQMMKEQEKVQGQYIDRSSHNPISQWISNDSSFNMETPHCGSQVQSYPKSEMYSDLCPVTQVPNLLPVKQEFQNYSCMKSMRNNYSTLNHDYGQSNMNVLLNALHSVKSMDRDSVDSGTESFESSDSMLQSWTSQSSLVDMQRVPSYESFEEDTSQALCLNKPSMSFKDYIQDRNDPVELGKPVIPAAILAGFTGSGPIQLWQFLLELLTDKSCQPFISWTGDGWEFKLTDPDEVARRWGKRKNKPKMNYEKLSRGLRYYYDKNIIHKTSGKRYVYRFVCDLQNLLGYTAEELHAMLDVQPDTDE